In Chitinophaga nivalis, a single genomic region encodes these proteins:
- a CDS encoding DUF6660 family protein: protein MKWVAYIMVVLVFMLNCIPCSDSMAAPNRGAGTVVQAASSARTIHMDSCTPFCTCTCCSSIQEPVSIIVYNWLPVAMAAVHADYTTAVTRYIPFKIWQPPRLG from the coding sequence ATGAAGTGGGTGGCTTACATAATGGTCGTACTGGTATTTATGCTGAACTGCATTCCTTGCAGCGACAGTATGGCTGCTCCCAACAGGGGCGCCGGTACGGTTGTGCAGGCGGCTTCATCAGCGCGAACCATTCATATGGATAGCTGTACCCCTTTTTGTACCTGTACCTGCTGCTCCAGTATACAGGAACCTGTTTCCATCATTGTATATAACTGGTTGCCGGTAGCCATGGCTGCCGTTCATGCAGATTATACTACTGCCGTTACCCGGTATATTCCCTTTAAGATCTGGCAACCGCCCCGTTTAGGATAA
- a CDS encoding PorP/SprF family type IX secretion system membrane protein: protein MLGLLGMVPGLTSGQQNIQFSQYVFNMLGVNPAYAGYKEDLYMNAIYRHQWVSFPGAPQTGGISLDGVVNSRDERVGLGLQAMYDKLGPQDALSVYGMYSYRIPLDEEGTRRLCLGIGAGFTQYSIDGTALQYNDDGDLGLPVAKVSSFVPDARFGIYYYTPKFYIGASVMDLFSLYTDNTRYYWKTYNYKVIRKTQHVYLTAGTLINLSENVKLKPSILLKEDFKGPTNVDLNAFLLIADRLWVGASYRTGVKLWDKPALANDLDPLDAVSAIVELYATEKFRIGYAYDITISKLASSQSGSHEISLGFLFPNKKRRITSPRYF from the coding sequence ATGCTTGGCTTGTTGGGCATGGTACCTGGCTTAACAAGCGGGCAGCAAAATATACAGTTCAGCCAATATGTGTTTAATATGCTGGGAGTAAATCCGGCGTATGCGGGATACAAGGAAGATCTGTATATGAATGCGATCTACCGCCATCAGTGGGTCAGTTTTCCGGGAGCACCGCAAACCGGCGGTATCTCCCTGGATGGAGTGGTGAATTCGCGCGACGAACGGGTAGGGTTGGGGTTGCAGGCGATGTATGATAAGCTGGGGCCGCAGGATGCGTTGTCTGTGTATGGCATGTATTCCTATCGTATTCCGCTCGATGAAGAAGGTACCCGTCGTTTGTGCCTGGGAATCGGCGCCGGTTTTACGCAGTATTCCATTGATGGTACCGCGTTGCAATACAATGACGATGGAGATCTGGGACTACCGGTGGCCAAGGTATCTTCCTTTGTGCCGGATGCACGTTTCGGTATTTACTATTATACGCCCAAATTTTATATCGGTGCTTCCGTGATGGATTTGTTTTCACTGTATACAGACAATACGCGGTATTACTGGAAGACGTATAACTACAAAGTAATCCGCAAAACACAGCACGTGTATTTAACTGCAGGTACGCTGATCAACCTGTCTGAAAACGTGAAGCTGAAACCCTCCATCCTGTTGAAGGAAGATTTCAAAGGTCCTACCAACGTAGACCTGAATGCCTTCCTCCTGATAGCAGACCGGTTATGGGTAGGTGCTTCCTATCGCACGGGCGTGAAGCTGTGGGATAAGCCGGCACTGGCCAACGACCTGGATCCGCTGGATGCTGTGAGTGCCATTGTGGAGTTGTATGCAACAGAGAAATTCAGGATCGGATATGCTTATGATATTACCATTAGTAAGCTGGCTTCTTCACAGAGCGGCTCGCATGAAATATCACTGGGCTTTTTATTCCCGAACAAAAAACGCCGTATCACCAGTCCCCGGTATTTCTGA
- a CDS encoding heavy metal translocating P-type ATPase: MIQPSADHQHSTEKNTAGSQHTHTAAENGHTENASAAAEHEHAHGGVFGKNTELLFSLICGALLGIGFGLSFISSIPSWVSLSLYIGAYFFGGYFTATEAVEFVRKGKFEIDFLMLVAAIGAAILGDWAEGALLLFLFSMGHALEHYAMNKARKSIAALADLAPKTAIVRRNNEEKEIGIEALVAGDIIIVKPNSKISADGVVVKGNSSVNQAPITGESVPVDKSPVADPGKDYSQIKNINAENKVFAGTINGSQVLEVQVTRVTADSTLARLIKLVNETEAQKSPTQLFTDKFERYFVPLVLLLVVLLLFAFLVIDEPFSKSFYRAISVLVAASPCALAISTPSAVLSGIARAARSGVLIKGGGPLEELGSLTALAFDKTGTLTEGKPRLTGVVPLNGITAEALLEAVIAVEKLSDHPLAAAIVKGGQERLKKEVPAAENLQAVTGRGVRATYNGKKIVIGNLALFEQDNAAIGDNIYQQVAQLEKEGNTTMLAQQDGTLIGIIALMDIPREEAAETLTRLKEIGIRKMIMLTGDNQQVADAVARQIGITEAWGGLLPEQKVKAIQDLNQQEGKVAMIGDGVNDAPAMAKSTVGIAMGAAGSDVALETADIALMADKLDNLPFAIALSRKSKGIIRQNLWMSLGMVALLIPLTIAGIASIGGAVIVHEGSTLLVVFNGLRLLAFRLKK, encoded by the coding sequence ATGATACAGCCTTCAGCAGATCATCAGCATTCCACAGAAAAAAATACAGCTGGATCTCAGCATACGCATACCGCTGCTGAAAACGGACATACAGAAAATGCTTCTGCCGCTGCGGAGCACGAACATGCGCACGGCGGTGTTTTCGGGAAGAATACAGAACTCTTGTTCAGCCTGATCTGCGGCGCTTTGCTGGGCATAGGATTCGGCCTGTCTTTTATCAGTAGCATCCCTTCCTGGGTGAGTTTATCCCTGTATATAGGCGCTTATTTTTTTGGCGGATATTTTACCGCAACAGAAGCTGTGGAGTTTGTACGCAAAGGTAAATTTGAGATCGACTTTCTGATGTTGGTAGCCGCCATCGGGGCGGCGATCCTGGGCGACTGGGCAGAAGGTGCTTTATTGCTTTTCCTCTTTAGTATGGGACATGCACTGGAACATTATGCCATGAACAAGGCACGTAAATCGATTGCTGCCTTGGCCGACCTGGCGCCTAAAACAGCTATTGTAAGACGCAATAATGAAGAAAAGGAAATAGGCATCGAAGCACTGGTTGCCGGTGATATTATCATTGTAAAACCCAACAGCAAAATATCTGCCGACGGCGTGGTGGTGAAAGGCAACAGCAGTGTAAATCAGGCGCCGATTACCGGCGAAAGTGTACCGGTAGATAAATCGCCTGTAGCAGATCCCGGAAAGGACTACAGCCAGATAAAGAACATTAATGCGGAAAATAAAGTGTTTGCCGGTACCATCAATGGTAGTCAGGTACTGGAAGTGCAGGTAACGAGAGTAACGGCAGATTCCACCCTGGCAAGACTGATTAAACTGGTCAATGAAACAGAGGCACAGAAATCGCCCACCCAATTGTTTACCGATAAATTCGAACGCTATTTTGTTCCGTTGGTATTACTGTTGGTGGTACTGTTGTTATTTGCTTTTCTGGTGATTGATGAACCTTTCAGCAAGAGCTTTTACCGGGCTATTTCCGTACTGGTGGCAGCAAGTCCCTGTGCCCTCGCTATTTCTACGCCAAGTGCGGTGTTGAGCGGTATTGCGCGCGCGGCAAGAAGTGGAGTACTGATCAAAGGAGGCGGTCCGCTGGAGGAATTGGGTAGCTTAACAGCCCTTGCTTTTGATAAGACAGGTACACTCACCGAAGGTAAACCCCGGTTAACCGGCGTTGTGCCGTTGAATGGCATAACAGCGGAAGCCTTACTGGAAGCCGTGATAGCCGTGGAGAAACTAAGTGATCACCCGCTGGCAGCAGCGATCGTCAAAGGTGGACAGGAACGCCTGAAAAAAGAAGTGCCGGCAGCGGAAAACCTGCAGGCTGTCACCGGCAGGGGCGTACGGGCTACCTATAATGGTAAAAAAATAGTGATCGGTAACCTGGCTTTATTTGAGCAGGATAACGCCGCCATCGGAGATAATATCTACCAGCAGGTGGCACAGCTGGAAAAAGAAGGGAATACCACCATGCTTGCCCAGCAGGATGGTACACTTATCGGTATTATTGCCCTGATGGATATTCCGCGGGAAGAAGCGGCAGAGACACTGACCCGGTTAAAGGAAATCGGTATCCGTAAGATGATTATGCTGACCGGAGACAATCAGCAAGTAGCGGATGCGGTGGCGCGGCAGATCGGCATTACAGAGGCCTGGGGCGGACTGTTGCCGGAACAGAAGGTGAAGGCGATACAGGACCTGAATCAGCAGGAGGGAAAAGTAGCGATGATCGGAGATGGGGTGAATGATGCGCCGGCGATGGCGAAAAGTACCGTTGGTATTGCGATGGGAGCAGCCGGCTCAGATGTGGCGCTGGAAACAGCCGATATTGCCCTGATGGCAGACAAACTGGATAACCTGCCTTTTGCGATTGCGCTGAGCCGGAAATCCAAAGGCATTATCCGGCAAAATCTTTGGATGAGCCTGGGGATGGTCGCGCTATTGATTCCACTCACGATTGCAGGTATTGCTTCTATCGGTGGCGCGGTCATTGTACATGAAGGATCTACCTTGCTGGTAGTATTTAATGGCCTGCGTTTACTGGCATTCCGTTTAAAAAAATAA
- a CDS encoding OmpA family protein, whose translation MKKIGIILMFCLLAQPLWSQEQKSVARQAEEYYLRYEYARAAGLYKRLAAKKKVDILTLERLADSYRKINAYEEAANWYAKLVAMPEAQPEDGLYYGDMLKSQGKYEAAKAAYTQYAQKTNQQQQVADRIAGCDIAAQWIQNPTRDYIENVSSLNTARSDWGATWYPGGVVFMSDSLRRGILDADSRVNKNLYGRSKRPYYKLYLADSSNYGHVYISDLSAVFNQYRYHIGPVAFDAGYNTAYFTVTDPDRRIAVQKEKFKRGITIYGNRRLELFISHKNDKGKWEAPVAFAYNKPAAYSLGHAALSPDGHTLYFASDMPGGQGATDIWYSEQQSDGKWGVPQNCGAAINSAEEEAFPTIGPDGALYYSSKGRVGLGGFDIFKATGAKAQWSNPENLRYPVNSAGDDFYLVSKQNGSGFLSSNRIGGHGDDDIYRWASPEQTITPIPIPVLQIPLEATVCPPYRESCIYLYNKQRGIGWCFTAGPDGKFTTKLEAETDYVIRLTRGHQRDSIEFNTRGKKGPEVLQLAVCPEKQYKTGTTFILKNLYYDYDKSNIRPDAARVLDSLAGILQAHPTMRIELSAHTDSRGKSRYNQQLSQRRAAAAVNYLVQAGIARNRLVAKGYGAAHLLNHCKPGVKCTDAEHEENRRTEIKILHE comes from the coding sequence ATGAAAAAAATAGGGATCATATTAATGTTTTGCTTGCTGGCACAACCGCTATGGTCGCAGGAACAGAAATCTGTAGCCCGTCAGGCAGAAGAGTATTATCTGAGATATGAATATGCACGGGCAGCCGGCTTATATAAAAGGCTGGCAGCAAAGAAGAAGGTGGATATACTCACCCTGGAGCGGCTCGCAGATTCTTACCGTAAGATAAATGCTTATGAAGAAGCTGCCAACTGGTATGCGAAGCTGGTAGCGATGCCGGAGGCACAGCCGGAAGATGGTTTGTACTACGGTGATATGCTGAAAAGCCAGGGGAAATATGAGGCGGCGAAGGCAGCCTATACGCAATATGCACAAAAAACCAACCAGCAACAACAGGTGGCTGACCGTATTGCAGGTTGTGATATTGCAGCACAGTGGATACAAAATCCGACAAGGGATTATATCGAAAATGTGTCCTCCCTGAATACTGCACGCTCCGACTGGGGCGCTACCTGGTATCCGGGTGGTGTGGTGTTTATGTCGGATTCCTTGCGGCGTGGAATATTGGATGCGGACAGCAGGGTCAATAAAAACCTGTATGGACGTAGCAAACGGCCCTATTACAAATTATATCTGGCAGATAGCAGCAACTATGGCCATGTATATATCAGTGATCTTTCCGCTGTATTTAACCAGTATCGTTATCATATCGGCCCCGTTGCTTTTGATGCGGGCTACAACACAGCCTATTTTACGGTAACCGATCCTGATCGCCGGATCGCTGTGCAGAAGGAAAAGTTCAAGCGTGGCATTACCATTTATGGGAACCGCCGCCTGGAACTGTTTATCAGTCATAAGAACGATAAAGGAAAATGGGAGGCGCCGGTAGCTTTTGCCTATAATAAACCGGCAGCATACTCGCTCGGCCATGCAGCATTAAGTCCGGATGGGCATACCTTGTATTTTGCCAGCGATATGCCCGGTGGTCAGGGCGCTACAGATATCTGGTACAGTGAACAGCAGTCAGACGGAAAATGGGGCGTGCCGCAGAACTGCGGGGCCGCCATCAATAGCGCAGAAGAAGAAGCTTTTCCTACCATTGGCCCCGATGGTGCTTTGTATTATTCCAGCAAAGGAAGGGTAGGTTTAGGTGGGTTTGATATATTCAAGGCAACCGGTGCAAAGGCGCAGTGGAGTAATCCGGAAAACCTGCGTTATCCGGTTAATTCAGCCGGGGATGATTTCTATCTCGTGAGCAAACAAAATGGCAGTGGATTTTTATCTTCCAATCGCATTGGCGGACATGGAGATGATGATATTTACCGGTGGGCATCTCCGGAACAAACCATCACACCTATTCCGATTCCTGTTTTGCAGATTCCATTGGAAGCCACCGTATGCCCGCCATACCGCGAAAGTTGTATCTACCTGTATAACAAACAGCGGGGAATTGGCTGGTGCTTTACTGCCGGACCGGATGGGAAGTTCACGACTAAACTGGAGGCAGAAACCGACTACGTCATCCGGCTTACCCGCGGACATCAGCGGGATAGTATTGAATTTAATACACGTGGCAAAAAAGGACCCGAAGTACTACAACTGGCAGTATGTCCCGAAAAACAATATAAAACAGGTACTACCTTCATCCTGAAAAATCTGTATTACGATTACGATAAATCCAACATCCGGCCAGACGCGGCGAGGGTGCTGGACAGCCTGGCGGGTATCCTGCAGGCGCATCCGACCATGCGGATAGAATTGAGTGCACATACCGATAGCCGGGGTAAGAGCCGCTATAATCAGCAGCTGTCTCAACGGCGTGCAGCCGCTGCCGTTAACTACCTGGTACAGGCGGGTATTGCCCGCAACCGGCTGGTGGCAAAGGGATATGGTGCTGCACATTTACTGAATCATTGCAAACCGGGTGTAAAATGTACAGATGCAGAACATGAAGAAAACAGAAGAACAGAAATAAAAATACTCCATGAATAA